A single genomic interval of Nostoc commune NIES-4072 harbors:
- a CDS encoding histidine kinase N-terminal 7TM domain-containing protein, protein MLFQYNLYFVILSITVIISTTVAFAAWQRRSTSLASKPFISMMLAIAGYATVAAMEAAAIILREKIFWSKLEYIGSGSVITLFLIFAMHFTNKNHWLTPRNTALLWVIPTFNVILVATNEWHGLVWSGFLPDPKGTNFVIYQHNLGFFWIMACVYFYTLN, encoded by the coding sequence ATGCTTTTTCAGTACAACCTCTACTTTGTTATTCTGAGCATTACTGTAATCATCTCAACTACTGTTGCGTTTGCAGCTTGGCAGCGTCGCTCAACTTCTTTGGCTAGCAAACCTTTTATTTCAATGATGCTAGCGATCGCAGGATACGCTACAGTTGCAGCAATGGAAGCAGCAGCAATTATCCTCCGAGAAAAAATATTTTGGTCAAAGCTGGAATATATAGGCTCAGGCAGTGTAATTACACTCTTCCTCATATTTGCAATGCACTTCACGAACAAAAATCATTGGCTAACGCCTCGAAATACTGCGTTGCTATGGGTTATTCCTACCTTCAACGTGATTTTGGTAGCAACAAACGAATGGCATGGTTTAGTCTGGTCTGGCTTTTTGCCAGATCCTAAAGGAACTAATTTTGTGATTTATCAACATAATCTTGGATTTTTTTGGATCATGGCCTGCGTTTACTTTTACACACTTAACTAA